CACCTTTGTAAAATACTCCTTACGAATAGCTTTACAAATTGTTTAGTGAAGCATGAATGAATAGGACATTGCTATGTATTGTTTATCTTGTCCACTAATATTCTTTAACAAACATTTAGGAAAAGTTTAATTTGTAAATACAGTAAAGCTTCAGCCAAGCCATCTATTATACTAGAATAATGCAGTTTTTCATTGTTATACAAGAGTTGCCGGTGAAAAACCAGCAATATCGAACCAACTCAAAATTTGCGctttataaaaatttttgaaacaaCGTCTCATTGCTCTAGCTCCACTGCATCAAATGTTTTGTTTCAAAGACTAACTTGGCATCAGTTGAAGCACTGAAAATTTAACATTGCAAAAAGGTGCGATTGAAGTCACAATTTAGAAACACTGGAGCAATCACCATAAAACCACTATTTggagctctattttttaacccttctcctatagtggcactTTATTAAAGGTAAAATTGCATTTTTACCTTTAATAAAGGTAAAACTTTACCTTACTTTTACCTTGCTTTGAGAACTTTAGTAGCAAAATAATCAGCTGAAATTTACCCATTCTCAATGAACAATTTACTGTTCACGAAATGATTTTAAATGTCCacatttttaaagaatttttttaCTATTCCATACCATAAACTACACACAGAGGTAATAAGAGAACAGCTAATATGTAAATTGCAATGATTGTCTTCACAAGGTTGAATAATGTACTGTGCTGCTATATTTGCAGCAACTTGTACCTTGGCCTCGTCTACTCAGTCTCATGTACAAAAAGGTAATATACTATAAACGTGTCGAAATAGATAGcctgtttcattttaaatttagtaaaaaatatCCTATCTATGAACATaaagatttgatgttttatttCTAAACTTTAACattaaaggttgaattgcaacaaaattcacattacagttatttggtttcaaaaggttcaccatgtcttactctgttgtgttgtaggtgcaaaatatgtggaaatgtgattacaagctcttaaaagctcaaaaacgaaaagccaccatagattggaatctctttatttctctgacgttgtcattacatttggttattgtcttgtcacgtgatgttctcatgtgaattgaaaggccaataaaaagttcaatataaaacttatcgtagcactagtttatgacaaacacttcaggttttaccaaagaccccgtatcaaatatagatgctcgctactttacagttttgtttcggcttgatcaatcgtcaagtcgtaatctgatcatgtgacccaatgcTTCGCAAATAAtatttgcagcacttttcgattatcacaggtgaccaacaggctcgtcttgattatcaaacaatgacatggactccttcgaggtaaggttaaaaaattaaatgaatttttacggtaagttataagatatcagtgctaaaagtgacaggattacaatgacgataaaatggacgcgtaagaacaatagacatggttttattgaatgcgtgacgTATATTTatcccacaactacgtcacatttgagctgttttggaaagagaatccaaacggGGGTCTCGTTTggccgcgattaactgttcgtttttcttagcttttaagagcttatcatcacattcccacatattttgcatctacaacacaacagagtaagacatggtgaatcttttgatatcaaataactgtaatgagaattttattgtcattacaagcaagtcaacctttaaacatcaAAGAAACAAAGGCTAGTCCATGGTAAGATTACTATCTAAAAATTTTATACAGTAAGTGCACAGTAAGGTATCGTAGCAAATATCAAGTAAAATAGAAAAACCACCGTACGAACTTTTGTCTTCAATTTTTGACAATTGTAacataataactttaaatatAATAAGAAACAGACAGAAgacaaattttttgttgaagTCTGAGACGTAAAAATCATGAATTTTGTGGTTGAAATCTGACTTAATTAAGACAAGAAATATGACTGTAGCTTGTTCCTAGTCAGTAGCCATGACAACACTTCAGCAACAAACTACTTGACACACGCATTTATTAATTAAACAAATATCAACAGCAAGCAAATGTTTAGACTGTTCAAACTGAATCTGATTtattatgttttactctgctagATAGTGCACCATGGTTATTGTAAATAAACTTACTATGGGAGCAGATTGTTTGAATGAATTTGGTCTCCTCTATAATTTTAGAAAGTGACCTACCAAAGTGCTCCACCACCTGCAGGGTACTAGCCTCTTCTCTTCAATATACCAACTAAAGTAAATAAAATAGTAGTAGCAGGTAATATCTTACACTCTCCTGGCAGATCTTATCTATTAGCTTTAGACTTGCTCGCCCCTGCGCCTCACATTCATCGAGAGTCAACCATGCCTGCTTATTCAGCCTGCAAATCTCAGTGAGCTTGTCACTTGCTGACTTGAGAAGTCGCTCAAAGTGGGTTTTTATCTCCTCATTGTGTTTATTGAGAGAGCTGAACTTGTGTTGCAATTGGCGCGTGGCTATGGAACGAATTAATCTGATTAGAGTCTTGAACAAACAGAAACATAGATCCAAATTCGCTGAAAATTGGTTAGTGGATTCTAACATCAAATACCAATCAATGCAATAAAGATTTTTCCAGCTACCGCTAGCTTTCACATAAGTTCTTCATAATactcaaatataaaataagCTTTTTTGAAATTATTATAAAGTCTTACCAAAACTGAGAGCTCACATACATTCATTTGGcttttaaaagtaaataataagtGGGACCTATGAACCTTGAACAAAAGTATTTACCTGAACATGCTGCGGAGAGGTCACATTCAGCACACACCAATTCATGACACTTTTCACAGGCTAAGATAATCTTCTCATTGTGTTTCTTACACCTGACGGTATGAGGAAACTGGGAACTCTCATATATGGCAACAGATATGGTCTTATGCCTTTCACCAAAGTAGGAGTCATGTACCTACAACAATATCTGCCAGTAAAACAAATGGTTGAATACACAAATTCTAAACCCGCTGATAGAGTTTTAAATACTTTCATTTGGACACAAAGATAACTAGTAATAAAATTGGCTGTCAATAGAACTTGACAAAttcaaagaaaagacaactctgcTTCCAGAAGCAGTTGAAGCCAGAAAATGTATCGGTGCAACTAATTCACATACAGTTGGCTGCAATTAACTCAAGTTTTAAATAGCTCCAATCCCAATATTCAAAAGCTAGGATCACTCAGAATGACCCTGATTTTACACAAAGCACATCAAGAAAGAAGGAATTAATAGCTAATGGCAGTTCCGCAAGCACACTCATCACTTAACTACCCACACTTCCTCtggtaatatataattattgacTGCACTATTTGGCTTGTTGCTAAAAAGTCACAGAGAAGCAGTGAAGTGTACATAACAACACCATGTAAAAAAGAACATGAGCCCCTGAAGACTTGCTAACTTAAAATGACTGACTTGAAATGGCTGAATGTAGGGTTAGCTCAACTCTGGTATTTAATAGTACCATTTGTTTATCAATAGATCTGGAATGAGTTGCTATGGGGTACCATTTTCATATAGGTAACATTGAGGCGAAAGAACACCTCAATTGAAATCCATAATTTCTGATCTGAGTTAGGCATAACTTTTAGACTACCAAAGGTGACCTTCAATAGACATGGATTTCAGATCTATCCTAACTGTTATAAAATACAGCGACTTTGTACTGTGCATTGTACAAGCTTTTACATCAGTGATAAGCTggtaaaacaaaaatgataCAATGAATTGTAGATGAGCTACGTATACAATTTTGGACTGCTTGTGAATTGCAGAGAACAGTCCAAGTGTTCATGGTTGACATGAATTTCATGGGTAAGTCCTTTCAATACTTGAAGTAATTGACTGATTAATAAAACCACCCCTTATGGAAGGGGTGGCCTTTAAAAGGGCAAAGGAGGGGGCAGGTTTACCGGTTTCTCTTCTATCTCTCCCTTGGGAAAGAAAGAAGACAGGCGTCATCACCAAGGGATCATTATGAGAAGATATGTGAAGATAAGAAGCAGAGGGTTATGAGAAAGATCAACAAAAGGCTGAGCCCTGGAGAGATCTGCTCTGGTTGTACCATCAGTATTTAGAGAGTGTCAAGAAGCAGCACCCAAAAACTGCTGGCACAATATTAGTTGACCTTTGTTAGAAATGTTTTAGAAGGTAATATTGGAGATGCTTTTAGTCCTTCGACTCTTACCAAAACAACTGAAGACATGACAATGATGGATGCGCAGGTGGCGTTTGTAATTTAACATGCTCACAGATGAAGCTGGAGGAGAAACAAGATTACATGGTAGATCCTTGGTCAATAGAAACATGGTTGCTATTGACCAAGGATATGAAAGAGTAAAATTGGACTAGTTAGCGGTTTCTATTAAACCTGAAGCCATCTAGTCTGAGCTGTGCTGCAATATGGCAGAGGGGGCATCAACTCTCAAACAGAAGTAAATGGATAGATGATGACCATACCAATGAAAGGAATAATTAAGGAGCAAAGGTGAAAGGAGTAAAGAGGAAACAGAAGCGTCTACTACTGAACAGAGAAGACCTGATGGCAGAAATGTATGAAATAATTTGTCTACCATGACAGAAGAGAATGCAAAGGACGCTTTAGTACAGAAGTTGTGTTAGTTTTTTTGGGTAAATTGATTATTATGTACGGGATGCTGAGAAACCTAGTTTGTGACCTAGTTTGTGAGTGTTATTAACCTGCTTGTGAAGTTGACATTATTTACATTCAGATGTCTTCAAAAATTTATGTATGGCTCAGAAATCTTGCAATTCAGCCAAGATTGCTTCATTTTCAATTTCTCGTTTCAATATTATTGTTTTCCCGTTTCTAATGCTAGATACTTACCTGCTTGTGGGTGTCACATATCTTTTCTTTGCACTTAGTGCAATAGCATACTGCTAGCTGCTCATCACAACCATCACAATCACATGTCAGGGTAGTACTGGTACCCTCAGGTTCCAATTTTACTGATGGTAGCTTCTTCAGGTCGATGCCATTATAAGCTCTCCTAAAACAAGTCATAATAGTGATAATCCATGTTAAGATCTGTGTGCAATCCTAGTCGCAAATATTCAAATCATTTTCACTTCAGAAACACATTTATCATTTCTTATAAAGTCAAACCTCAGCATACAAAGTAAATACATtctgatattttatttgtatgtgAAACTGTCATAGCTGGAGCAAATATTCTTACAGAGATACCTTGTATTTGGGTTAATTCGCTTCACAGATCAAGAACTTAACAATTGATActtgaaataattatatataccatCTATAcaaatgcattcaataaaattatgtaaaaacggcattgaaaaaaaactatatGTAACAAACTAATCTAACAAGGTAAACTAACGACGTAAACTAACGAggtaaaagttaataaaaagagATTACTATTTTTACTTTGCATTTGAGTTAGAGACAAGCAAGTACAGGTGTTGCTCAGAGTTGGCATTTTTCCCGGGAAAAACTGTTTTTCCCAGGGCAGCGAGAAAAACTGGTGAAAACCGGGAACAACTGGTAAAAACCGGGAACAACTGAAAAATAATATAACGCCAGAATTTTTtatccaaatattttgctagacaatgaaatttaataaaaatggaaaatttgacTAAACAATTAGTTGTGTGactccatatttatattaatcaaTAGCGATCAATCAATCAACTTGCAGCAATGTACATGCAGCTGGCgtaaaactaataattaaaataacataaagtatgccacaaataattgaaaatgacattaccataaaacctccaattgaacactatggcgctttatttttcaacctttcctctatAGTAGTGGTCATTTGGAGGCGGTGCATAAATAAAAGGCTGGcagtgtattttttaaatggttcgtcagaatttttagaaaataaatttagcccgaTTACGAaggaagcgaatgtcgcctatattttgctctcttgtTCCGTTGGAGCGATATTAAATCTTTTGGATGCAACAAACCTGCTAACTTAcatccaacttgtcaaagatctcttaataaatatgcatcgataaatcgagaaatatctctaccagttgatgtCTACGGCTTGCAATTGGCCTGCGATGATACTATAGCCTGTattcttctttgcaatttgttggcattttcaatttttattccattctaaatttgaaagcagTTTTTGATTTTATATCTAAACttaacaatgttgcatgaaagctcattgcactcactgatatgtttgctacagtttgtagccaaaactagctttttatgtgcaatagaagcgGAGTTATGACCCTCGATTCATTATAAGCCATGTTAAGACAgctgcaaggatgctattacataacatgctataaatctgcatatttctAAGTTAtgtaatgataatctatcaaatgatacaaatatatattcatgaacaagtgacataaacgaaccatacttacattacacgcaaaaacaaaaattaacgttttgaaaacaaaaaaatatttccaccatttgctcggatagctgcattctgattgttgcttttgatggaatgaacatcttctagttgtccaataccttccacgaTATCTTCTGGCCTTaaatctttttctgcactgctgagctagtcaatattagcatctaaacaattttttggcaaaactTTTACGGGCTGCATTTTGCACCAATGCACCGTGTAAAAGTTCGCTCgttaaacgtaacctttggtccaaaacttgcaaaccaaTTTATATACATGCTCTTCGAAGTATttagaccgcgttaaacaataaactacttttagcctgagacagatattaattatttcaatggtgctgctttcaaagttttaataaaaaaaagtgaaaagctttgGCGTTGtacaacgagagaattgattgttattaatgtaaaagattcattattaatacgactttgtgaacacttttctactgatcacttgatataatgggttaataaagattttaaaaaatagtcaaagtggcggtcaaatggaagtgACGCTCAAATAAGGAGggtggcgttctatttttcaaccattctctcgtagtggcggtcaaacagaggcggcgtttaaatagaggtggcattagAGGCTTTACggtatatgtctatatatgtatacagtagacgcttctacATTGTTAACAATCTGTTCTGggaatgtttacattatagggatcTTACGTgatattttacagtaaaaacatgtaaattgcctaatctaaCCTGTCTAAGATCATCCCTAACTCACCCCTTTTGCGTTTTGAAAAAGGAAAAgactagacttaactttttaatttaataactgTCACTTAAATGAATTATTGATTTGTATCGATAAATTTACTCTTTTTTGTCACTTTCACTCAGCTCATGGTCCATGATTGCggcaattttacaataagttacaaGTAATGAGTTACAAGTAGGTTACAAGTTCTCCTTGTAATGAGTTACAAGGAGAacgcacaccttcaatgtcaatttgcCTTgagtttctttttttattttagacagcaaggtctattttgaaaaagaaaataaaaatgtttcatatgtctaaaataaagcaaaagatattaaaaaaacaacttcGCTATcataagagcagtgtctatgTGTTCATCTGCCTATCCATCAAAAAGTTAAAGGTTATGATAAAAGCTAACTTTCAAAGATCCTCTAAGTCGTGACATTAGATCGGTAGACCGATACTAACACCTATATCGAATAACTGCGCAGCTACTTAGTATATGTACATTATGGAGACCTGATAAATTACCAAATTAGACCGCCAGGGTATTGgtacatgcatatttattagggAAAACTCTATAAATAGTTTTCTCTTTGAAGTGGGGCAAGAGggaaagcgatatttttaagaCTAACTTTGTGATCCATGTTATCCAAATCGAATCTGAGAAATTGCGCCGACTTCattatttacgttatatggaattttttacgtagtatgaagcaaaaactttacataaatttttcacATTACAttgaatttacattataagaggtatacaaCATcgaagcatctactgtatatgtatacgcATAAATCTTTCACGTTACATTGAATTCATGTTATAGGTGGCATACGTCATAGGAGCCTCGACTGTATATGTATACggatatgtgtacatatattcACGTAGTTGGCAATCATGAAGAGATAAATATCTCCTCTACTCACTGGCAAGTGGCGCAAGTGAATTCCAAACCACCTTTAAAGTCTCCTTCCATACAGGGAAAACAAAAGACATGATGGCATGGCAACTCCCTAGGATCAGTCATGTAACCAAACTGCTCATAGCAATATCCACATCTGTAGTCTTCAGAAACTCCACAGGCAGCCATTTTGTGAATACTACAAGATCAGTGACAGGtagaaatttataatatatacaactCTTCACATTGACAGAAATATTCAATAATCAAtgttaattaaaggttgacttgcaacaaaattcacattacagatatttgatatgaaaagattcaccatgtctaaaggtagggccacacgagacaaaattctcacgaaatcggcgaaatttggacgaaacgattcggacgaattgacatttggacgaattcgttcattgttggttgcgcacgatgagcgaatcctgaattggacgaaacgtcagaaattcctacgaatcgttgtttgattggtcggttgaaaaggttagttgaatgttgaaggtcgttttctttggCGCATATCCAGAAAAAAACGGTTTAGTTGAAatggaatcggcttcaatttatcaccgcgttctgattggctagttgaaagttagtttcgcacgagtccgtggtggggaaactctgTGTGGCAGGTaagaaatttcgtacgaatggaatttcccagattagttgaaattacacgatacgtgtggccctacctttactctgttgtgttgtaagtgcaaaatacagtcaaacatggataactcaaacttcacgggaccgagcaaaaatgttcaaattatcagaacgttcaagttatcagagcactgccacaagtccatgtatttacttatttattagtagataaatgtacatatacaatctataatataaatcaaaagcacaaatggcttgtttcaaattaaatgcttctaatgtaaagttttaaactttttcatcaaaaagtatagagatttttctgtcacttgagattggtttgtttttTGAGGTGaagttattgccaggacgttttttagattgacattggcaaaacttgatcgttgttgaaatgctcaaaagaaaagacatctttttttagcgttttacccatgatcaattttgccgatttttcttgaagtttatgcaaagattttCTTACTTtatctgggattcgttaagagcaacactccgaggcagttcaattaaaagttttacgaggtttacggtacattgtatatcactcacgctttttgaatggatacttattgaatgtacacacgtattctgtgtttaggtcaaacgatgaatagttttttagctaagacaacgtatacgtttaactACAACACTTTTTaagacgttgattcaacacggaatcaacgtcggaaaactattcatcacgggctagccgggtcacgcactcaaggattttcgccacgctaATAcagaacaaaaacaacatgctgtttttgttttgtatgtgcgtggcgaaaaatccttgcgcgcgtgacctgGCTAGCCCGCGCTTTTCATCGTATagaagtataaatcaaatttcaccaaacctttagaaaagtcgttgacaaaaatattttgccgatagtggtaataacgacgcttatgaattacgaaaaaatgaggtttacctctatggctttgaataaagtcattttctaaagcgataacaaccgtttcggtagccgttgggcaaaaaaacagttcgaattaacagtgttgagttcgagttatctatagcaatttatcattacgtgggaacggaccaaagaaaccgttcgaaacaaccatgtgttcgagctatccgtgggcgagttatccatgtttgactgttcgtggaaatgtgaatacaagctcttaaaagctcaaaaacgaacagttaatcgcagccacacgagaccgccgtagtttggattctctttccaaaacggctcaaatgtgacgtagctgtggtagatggtttctgtttacactttcatgcaaccttattcatcgaaatattttcaaatatacttcacgcattcaataaaaccatgtctattgttcttacgcgtctgttttatcgtcattgcaatgctgttacttttagcagtgatatcttataacttaccgtaaaaattcgtttaatctttagccttagcttgaaggagtacatatcattgtctgataatcataacgagcctgttggtcacttgtaataatcgaaaagtgctgcagaaattgtttgcgaagtattgggtcacatgatcagattacgacttgccgattagaccaaaccgaaacaaaactgtaaagtagcgagcatctatatttgatacagggtcttcggtaaaacccgaagtgtttgtcataaactagtgctacgataagttttatattgagctttttattggccttttaattcacgtgagaacatcacgtgaccagacaataaataaatttcatgactacgtcagagaaataaagagattccaatctacggcggcttttcgtttttgagcttttaagagcttgtaatcacatttccacatatttggcacttacaagacaacggagtaagacatggtgaatctgttgataccaaataactgtaatgtgaattttgttgcaagtcaacctttaagggagGTATACCAGAGAtggaaaaaatcatgatttttttaatttaaatcagATATTGTTGGTTTTAatcagatttttttgaaaacatcaattACCAGCTTTTTTTCATAAcgctaacataatattattttattttgttgcagtGTGCTACATGAATACTTAGCAACAAGCAAAACAACTTTGCATCACTTTAATTTATgaagctgtttttatttcaattttaaccAAGTTGTGCAGTTCATTTGTGCAGTGTTGTTCAGTAGACTATCAAGTACTATTTTTTGacatagaaaaaattaaaaaagtcatCAAACATGATTTTTTGAGGATCATTGAAATCATGATTTAAATCAGTTGACTTTAATTGGCCAACCCTGAGGTATACCTTTCAGGAGCATCTACTGCACATTTAATTAGACCTCACTCTATAAACTTTTGATTTTCATTTGTTTACTAGCAATGGAGTAGCAAACACGTGACTGATAACAGGCAACGCTTCACACAAGGTTGAGAGTAGTCATTGCACAAACACTGTAGTAAATGAGCCATCCCAAACGTCATTTAAAATATGTCAAAGAACTCTGTTTATCACATCGAGTAATAAAACCTTTAACTTTGAATGCTGTTTTTATTCTGGATAGCAAAGATTGATTCAGATTTGATATAGTTCCAGAATATTCTGGAATAACTGGATCAACTTATACATGAGTAATGTCTAAAATAATACATTTCTTTGCCTTGAAATGCCTATCAACTTATACATTATATCTAGGTATAAATCAATATATAAGGTATACAGCAAAACCAGTTTTGACTTACAAAAGTTTTTACTTACGAAACAGCTTCtagaacaaattaattttgtaaaGGCTCCACTGTAATtgtttatatgtaaataaaaagttgaaaatctAATCAGGCTTAGTCTAGAACTAACCAAAAACACGATGATTAAGCGATTACAAGTAAGGTTAAATTTAACTTACAGCAATACACTGTAGAGCAGTGGAGTTAATAAAAGAACTAAGATTTGTCTGCCCAATGTAATCAGTATTTTGCTCTCGAAGCCTGCTACCACGAACTGTTACAAACGCGCGAGCTATCGTTTGAAGGCTGTACTATAATGCAAGTAGGTAAATGTGTTGTTTGACACTTTGAACTACTTTAATAAGGAAGTAATAATTAATTACTACTATGCAACAATTAGACAAATTAAAAATGACAAGGACATTTTATGAAAAACAGAACGCATTTGGGGCGCTGGCTGCCTTTTACCGCGACATTTCAGTACGGAGAATGCTTTACGCCTCCCAAGGACAATGCAACAATTGTATGAAAAGTAGAGCCATTTGACTTGTTCTAAATCAGTGTAACGTTTATCATCGCAGATgtaattgattttttttcaatatgttGGCGTCCTTGTCCAGAACGTGAACTGGGCAAGGACGCCAACATACTAAAAAACGGTGATTATAATAACTTTATTCGATagccaaattaatttttgctaaaccacACTCGTTGTAGTCGATAAAGAGCGTAAACGCTAGCAGCAGCACAAAGCTAATATTAAAACCATCCTATTAAATAATTGGATCTTTACCAGTAATAGCGATGAGACAGAGACTCTTCGAAGATTAGAAGATTCACGATCGAAATGGGGAAAACCCTTTATCGTTGCCGTAGCTTTTGCTCCGTTAAAATAATTTGTACGATTTATGGTTCATATTATCGTCGGCAGTACAATGAGACTGCAAGCTACTATTAAGGCTACCTCGCCACGCCGTGAACTATACAAACACTGCATAGCAACagatatatacagtattaaTTAAACATACGTAAACTGTACGTACCTACGTAAGTTTGAATATTATGTGCAACGAAAAAAATGTATCAATCCATTTGTTCGGTGAATTGTGAAGTGGATTTAGGTTAATAGGTTAATTAAAAAGGGTTGTCTGACCCCTGACTTTTTCTTTTAAAGGGATCGCAACTCCTAACTTGTTGCTGCTTCAGTAAGAAAAAATACCACGTCCATTGGGTCCTGACAAACGGA
The genomic region above belongs to Watersipora subatra chromosome 1, tzWatSuba1.1, whole genome shotgun sequence and contains:
- the LOC137390130 gene encoding uncharacterized protein; the encoded protein is MSVLAELPLAINSFFLDVLCVHDSYFGERHKTISVAIYESSQFPHTVRCKKHNEKIILACEKCHELVCAECDLSAACSATRQLQHKFSSLNKHNEEIKTHFERLLKSASDKLTEICRLNKQAWLTLDECEAQGRASLKLIDKICQESMQNMWECDDKLLKAKKNEQLIAAKRDPRLDSLSKTAQM